CCTCTGTCGGCATTTTATTAATTGGCGCGTTGCCGTCGTTGTTTCACGGCATTCACCTGGATGTTGCGTCTTATATGTCAACATTGAAATCCGTGTTCACCAGCCTTATTCATCCCGATTCTTTGGTTTACGAGATCCGGGGCATCTCGAGGCCGCTTTTTCCGAAAATCCTCGATCCATGGGGATACTCCCTCACATTACTGTTTACCGCCTTTTTGGCGGCATTTGCCGCAGCACTCGCGGCGACTTTTTGTACCATGCTGTTGTCGAAAAAAGCTAGAGAAAGAATCAAGTTTTTTCTATTCATGCTGGAATCTCTTCCCGATGTGCTTGTTATCGCCATTTTCATTCTTGTCGTCATTTGGTTATATGACCATACCGACATCCTGTTTTTCAATATCGCTGCGTTCGGGCAAGACAAGGCGTATGCGCTTCCGATTCTCGTACTGACCATCTTGCCGGCCGTTATGCTTTACAGAACGATGATTCTCGATTTCGAAGCAGAAACGGAAAAACCTTACGTAGAATTAGCGAAAGCAAAAGGCAT
This genomic stretch from Bacillales bacterium harbors:
- a CDS encoding ABC transporter permease subunit produces the protein MGNLLYRLGLRFVLTSVGILLIGALPSLFHGIHLDVASYMSTLKSVFTSLIHPDSLVYEIRGISRPLFPKILDPWGYSLTLLFTAFLAAFAAALAATFCTMLLSKKARERIKFFLFMLESLPDVLVIAIFILVVIWLYDHTDILFFNIAAFGQDKAYALPILVLTILPAVMLYRTMILDFEAETEKPYVELAKAKGMKKSCLLFVHIFRNAIISIFLHSKFILWFLLSNLLVVEYVFNIHGLMFFMFTLYSPVVLTIGLFLLFVPIYFMFSIGQMIVERLTAQKVAM